A stretch of DNA from Elusimicrobiota bacterium:
CGTGCCAGCAGGGCCAGCCGCTCCTGAGCCTCCGCCCTCGGCAGGGGCGGGATGTCCTCCTCCGGATGGTCGAGGCAGGCCTCCAGGTGCGACAGGAGCTCCAGGAGCGGCGCGCGCAGGCGCGCCAAGGACCGGGACAGGCCGCCCTCCAACTGCGAGAGCGCGCACCGGTGCGCGAGCCTGGTCCCGGCCTGGATCAGGTCGCAGACCGCTTCGGCCTGCGCGAGGTCCATGCGGCCGCTGAGGAAGGACCTCTGGGTGAATTCTCCCGCGCGCGCCGCCCGCGCGCCGGCGTCCAGCAGGGCCGCCAGCAAGCGCTTCTGGATGTAGGGGGAGCCGTGGCAGGTGAGCTCCACAAGGTCTTCTCCCGTGGGACTCTGCGCGGCCGGATGGAAGAGGGCGACCACCTGGTCGATGCCGCCATCCGGGTCCCGGGCTTCGCACAGGGCCGCGCGTCTGGGCGGCAAGGCCCGGTCCGTCCGGCCGAGCACGACGGCGGCGGCGCGCACAGCATCCGCTCCGCTGACGCGCACGATCGCCAAGGCCCCGGCGCCGGGCGGCGTGGCTATGGCGGCGATGGTGTCGGTCGGCGGTATCGGCATCTTCATGAAGCGGCGACGGCTCCCCCTACGGCTCGCCTTCACCCCATCGAGGGGGTGAAGGCGGTTTCCGGGGCGCTTACAGCGCCCCGGAAAGTCAAGGCTATCCCCTGAGCCGAAGCACGACCTTGCGCCAGAGGCCGTCCCCCTCGGACGAGGTCATGATGTCCGGGTGGTTGGCCAAGCTCTTGTGCACGAGGCGGCGCAGGGGCGGCTCCATGGGCTGCATCCGGAAAGGCTTGCCCGTGTTGCGCACGGTCTCGACGCCCTTGAGCACCTGCGAAAGGATCTCGTTCTCCTTCTTCTGCCAGTAGTCGTTGGTGTCGACCTGCACGGCCACCGGCGTGCCGACGCGGCGGCTGACCATCAGGGTCATGAGGAACTGGAGGGACTCCAGGACCTTCCCCTCCAGCCCGATGAGCCGGTCTGCCTCGGCGGTGCGGACGTTGGTCTTGACGCGCTCCTGCTCCGGGTCCCATTTCGAGGCCACGTTGGCGTCGGTGAAGAGCATCAGCCCGAGGAGCTCCTTGAGGATCTCCTCCGAGGCGGCGCAGGCCTTGACCGGGTCCACCGGCTGAGCCGGCGCGGCCGAGCGCTCCGAGTGCTCCGAGTGCTGCACGGCCAGCGGGGCGGGTTCGGGGCGCGGCCGGGGCGGAGTCGGGGGATGCTGCGGCGCTCTGGCGGCGGGAGCCGGGGCGTGGCTGTGGGGCTCGCGCCGCGGCTCAGGCCGGGCTTGGCGGGGCGGCCGGCCGCCCGAGTTCCTGGAAGCGGGACCAGGGCGCTCGCGAACGCCGCGTGGCGCGGCTGCGGGCCTTCCCGTAGGCTGCGTCGGGGTGCCCCAGTGCTTGCGCGTGACCTTGACGCGCGCGGGCTTGGCCCCGAATCCCAGGATGCCGGACGAGGCCTCCTGCAGGATCTGGACTTCGACTTGCTCGCGGGGCAGGCCCCACTGTTTGAGGGCGTTGTCCACCGCCTCGGCTACCGTCTTGCCTTCACTCTCC
This window harbors:
- a CDS encoding Jag N-terminal domain-containing protein, which translates into the protein MIEEMESEGKTVAEAVDNALKQWGLPREQVEVQILQEASSGILGFGAKPARVKVTRKHWGTPTQPTGRPAAAPRGVRERPGPASRNSGGRPPRQARPEPRREPHSHAPAPAARAPQHPPTPPRPRPEPAPLAVQHSEHSERSAAPAQPVDPVKACAASEEILKELLGLMLFTDANVASKWDPEQERVKTNVRTAEADRLIGLEGKVLESLQFLMTLMVSRRVGTPVAVQVDTNDYWQKKENEILSQVLKGVETVRNTGKPFRMQPMEPPLRRLVHKSLANHPDIMTSSEGDGLWRKVVLRLRG